A genome region from Fusarium musae strain F31 chromosome 5, whole genome shotgun sequence includes the following:
- a CDS encoding hypothetical protein (EggNog:ENOG41) translates to MSVRVVSRIRPLLEKERECDIIVRADTADAGKPNTVVKIPNPKNEAEEFSFAFNGVYDRSTTQEELFTAEVAPHVKSLFQGFDVTIFAYGVTGTGKTHTMRGGMKLADRGVIPRMLSNVFRRGKKIMKDSRGETDVQVLLSYYEIYNDKVFDLLEPPEKRTPTGLPLRAEANGKTIVVGLSERACEDLKDFEKLYIEANNNRVTAATKLNAHSSRSHAILRVKLIQTTPEMVRESTASAIDLAGSEDNRRTDNGKERLVESAAINKSLFVLSQCIDAIGRGDKRIPYRESKMTRILSLGQNNGITVMILNLSPLRSYHLDTLSSLNVSSRAKRIEVREIENEIVYKQVPRANSGLTGSNVQRQPLRPLANLTNVHNGNVAAKAADKAADANKPVKAFSVYTDKSKPAAPVSRPLVSSNIARRVNQVKRPSENDAAMRPSKISRPTAPASVTVSAAQIEAMVEKKVSEILAARVAAERESQPPPTVQPEISDAVQRRLEALERRIDSDEWRDDSKSDGLRFLLAARQHKERGEDEIALKMYEKALPYFPGQTKLLNKIERLRSRLNGNAPAPSPRRETPRSERKKRRLVYDDADGDYETAEADVDEEEFAHRALKAKSRKLKVKAVATKSILSGDDEGPASPRTQHLLDIVNSRDLDQIRSLVGFGAKKARDLVDYLELVNDDEAGGRIDSLAQLRTVPGMGSRTVERAYDGLVV, encoded by the exons ATGAGTGTGAGAGTGGTCTCCAGGATAAGACCGCTGCTGGAAAAGGAGCGCGAATGTGACATTATCGTTCGAGCCGATACCGCGGATGCTGGCAAGCCAAACACGGTCGTCAAGATTCCCAACCCCAAGAACGAGGCTGAGGAGTTCTCGTTCGCGTTCAATGGCGTGTACGACCGATCTACCACTCAAGAGGAATTGTTTACTGCTGAAG TGGCGCCGCACGTCAAGTCTCTCTTCCAGGGATTCGATGTCACAATATTCGCCTATGGTGTCACCGGTACCGGTAAAACACACACGATGCGAGGCGGTATGAAGCTGGCAGACCGTGGGGTGATTCCTCGGATGCTCAGCAACGTCTTTCGAAgaggcaagaagatcatgaagGATTCTCGCGGTGAGACGGATGTCCAGGTTTTGCTGTCCTACTATGAGATCTATAACGACAAGGTCTTTGATCTCCTCGAGCCACCCGAGAAGCGAACGCCAACCGGCCTACCACTACGAGCTGAGGCCAATGGCAAGACCATCGTTGTCGGTCTGTCAGAAAGAGCTTGCGAAGAcctcaaggactttgagaagctgTATATTGAAGCCAACAACAACCGTGTCACGGCAGCTACCAAGCTCAACGCTCACAGTAGCCGCAGCCATGCTATTCTGCGAGTCAAGCTGATCCAAACGACTCCAGAGATGGTCAGGGAGAGCACAGCATCCGCCATCGACTTGGCCGGATCTGAGGACAACCGCCGAACCGACAATGGAAAGGAGAGACTGGTGGAATCTGCGGCCATCAACAAGAGTCTCTTTGTACTGAGCCAGTGCATCGATGCTATCGGCCGCGGTGACAAGAGGATACCCTACCGGGAGTCCAAGATGACACGGATTCTATCACTGGGTCAGAACAATGGAATCACTGTCATGATATTGAATCTGTCCCCTCTGCGAAGTTATCACCTCGACACCCTCAGCAGTCTCAACGTCAGCTCTCGAGCCAAGAGGATTGAGGTTAGGGAGATTGAGAACGAGATTGTGTACAAGCAAGTTCCTAGGGCAAACTCGGGTCTCACAGGTTCCAATGTCCAGCGTCAGCCTCTTCGGCCACTTGCCAATCTCACCAACGTGCACAATGGTAATGTTGCTGCCAAGGCCGCTGACAAGGCTGCCGACGCCAATAAGCCCGTCAAAGCCTTCAGCGTCTACACTGACAAGTCCAAGCCAGCAGCACCTGTCAGCCGTCCCCTGGTGAGCTCCAATATTGCTCGTCGAGTCAATCAAGTCAAGCGGCCGTCTGAAAATGATGCCGCTATGAGACCCAGTAAGATCTCGAGACCTACAGCTCCAGCATCTGTTACCGTTTCCGCTGCCCAAATTGAGGCCATGGTTGAGAAAAAGGTCAGCGAGATCCTTGCTGCTCGAGTTGCAGCTGAAAGGGAATCTcagccaccaccaacagtCCAACCTGAAATCAGTGATGCTGTGCAAAGGCGATTGGAAGCTCTCGAGCGGCGAATTGACAGCGATGAATGGCGAGATGATTCCAAGTCGGATGGTTTGAGGTTCCTCCTGGCTGCTCGCCAACACAAGGAGCGcggcgaggatgagatcgCGCTTAAGATGTACGAGAAGGCTCTACCCTACTTTCCTGGACAAACAAAGCTGCTCAACAAAATCGAGAGACTGCGATCACGGTTGAACGGGAACGCTCCCGCTCCTTCTCCTCGCCGGGAAACTCCTCGTTCAGAGCGCAAGAAGCGAAGGCTCGTCTACGATGATGCGGACGGTGATTATGAGACTGCCGAGGCAGacgttgatgaggaagagtttGCTCACCGTGCCTTGAAAGCCAAGTCTCGAAAGCTAAAGGTCAAGGCTGTTGCCACCAAGTCCATTCTTTCGGGTGACGATGAGGGTCCCGCATCGCCTCGAACTCAGCATCTCCTCGATATTGTCAACTCACGCGACCTCGATCAGATTCGAAGCCTAGTCGGCTTCGGTGCGAAGAAAGCCCGTGACCTGGTTGACTATCTCGAGCTCGTCAACGATGACGAGGCTGGTGGCCGTATCGACAGTCTTGCTCAGCTGAGGACTGTTCCTGGCATGGGAAGCCGAACCGTGGAGAGAGCGTATGACGGACTTGTTGTTTGA
- the AIM24 gene encoding Altered inheritance of mitochondria protein 24, mitochondrial, translating into MRGQLPLTRAARGLRLRAIPSHTCTQCRSIQISAAPSSEAPKVGADAFGALEARDPADARFEVLGSPYSLLSVTLSASQKLYTRRGTLVAVAGKPENAQSTLSILNPITRAFLGVPFLYQRISATTPITALISTKSPTTTFTVLHLDGTTDWMISQRNALLAWTGHTLAPSARIQSSLTLAHWGNTLLTGRGLAALSAPGQIYELTLKEGEEFVAHPGSVVAYSISRYPPQPFRFKSNSLRLQVPSLSRWISEPEWVKTVRTSEVWKYLARAFYSMRTATRRTIWGDRLFLQFHGPTKILMSSRGVRASDVLTNKQVNEIADAEPGVLAEALDLKNKPKLTDGTETKPAPVKAVEPEVEDKSATGIHVATVEKDGKVKFEDSKDLKEFIR; encoded by the exons ATGCGAGGCCAATTGCCCTTGACGAGAGCGGCGCGAGGACTACGGCTGCGGGCAATACCCTCGCATACTTGCACGCAGTGTAGGAGTATCCAGATCAGCGCTGCGCCGAGCTCTGAAGCGCCAAAGGTTGGAGCTGATGCCTTTGGAGCTCTCGAGGCAAGGGATCCTGCGG ATGCTCGATTCGAGGTTCTCGGCTCCCCGTATTCGCTCCTTTCCGTGACGTTGTCGGCGTCGCAGAAGCTCTATACTCGGAGGGGTACCTTGGTTGCTGTGGCCGGCAAGCCTGAAAAT GCTCAGTCCACACTCTCGATCCTCAACCCGATCACTCGAGCCTTTCTCGGCGTCCCCTTTCTCTACCAGCGCATCTCAGCCACGACACCCATCACAGCCTTGATATCGACCAAGTCACCTACAACCACTTTTACAGTCCTCCACCTTGACGGAACGACAGATTGGATGATCTCACAGAGGAATGCTCTGTTGGCTTGGACAGGACACACTCTTGCGCCCTCGGCGCGCATTCAGAGCAGCCTCACACTGGCCCATTGGGGCAACACACTCCTTACGGGACGAGGTCTCGCTGCTCTATCAGCACCAGGACAAATCTACGAGCTCACTCTcaaagagggagaggagttTGTCGCGCACCCTGGAAGTGTTGTCGCCTACTCGATCAGCCGATATCCGCCACAGCCTTTCCGCTTTAAGAGCAACAGCCTACGACTCCAGGTGCCCTCGCTCTCGAGATGGATATCAGAGCCTGAGTGGGTGAAGACTGTCCGTACTTCGGAGGTATGGAAGTACCTGGCAAGAGCTTTCTACAGCATGCGAACCGCTACTCGACGAACCATCTGGGGTGATCGCCTTTTCCTCCAATTTCATGGCCCCACAAAGATCCTCATGTCTAGCCGAGGAGTGCGCGCTTCAGACGTTCTCACCAACAAGCAAGTGAACGAGATTGCTGATGCCGAGCCCGGTGTCCTGGCAGAAGCCCTCGACTTGAAGAACAAGCCCAAGCTGACTGACGGTACCGAGACCAAGCCTGCCCctgtcaaggctgttgagccaGAAGTAGAAGACAAGTCAGCGACGGGGATTCACGTTGCCAcagttgagaaggatggcaaggTAAAATTCGAGGACAGcaaggatctcaaggagTTCATACGATGA
- a CDS encoding hypothetical protein (EggNog:ENOG41) encodes MARSTISSSSETVNDRNLQPTTSTDPEKSGPQPTTKTEANIHPEPTNAVAADLERGDDDVKKQEQPPAGPPPGMAPADFPDGGFEAWLVVFGGWCALFCTFGLVNCVGVFQKYYVSGPLRDYDSSAVSWITSVEVFFMVFCGAIFGSLFDNYGPKYLLWGGSIAYIFGLMMISLSKEYYQFFLSQSIVAAIGSSAVFNACMSSLVTWFFKRRAGAFGIMVSGSSLGGVVLPIMMDKMIQSVGFPWMMRTMAFMFLVLLVFSCLTVKSRLPPRPKPFVVKDYINGLHELPILITVIGFFLFMWGMFLPFNYVLLQAQAAGMSETLIPYLLPILNAVSIFGRIIPGIIADKIGRYNVMIIITFISALFCFCVWIPVKDTAGIVVFAVIFGFSSGGYISLVPTLIAQLSDIRQIGTRVGAAFAVQSFGALTGSPIAGAIVSAQNGDYLGLQLFCGCSMLAGCMFFVFARYVQVGLKVVKV; translated from the exons atggctcgttCGAcgatatcctcctcctccgagACGGTCAATGACAGAAACCTCCAACCAACCACTTCAACAGACCCTGAAAAGTCAGGTCCTCAACCTACTACCAAAACAGAAGCCAACATACATCCAGAACCTACCAACGCCGTCGCAGCTGATCTCGAGCgtggtgacgatgatgtgaAGAAACAGGAGCAACCGCCAGCCGGTCCTCCACCAGGAATGGCGCCAGCTGATTTCCCAGATGGCGGTTTCGAGGCTTGGCTTGTTGTCTTTGGTGGATGGTGTGCTCTGTTCTGCACATTCGGCCTTGTGAACTGCGTGGGTGTGTTTCAGAAATACTATGTTTCTGGACCACTTAGGGACTATGATAGCTCTGCCGTGAGCTGGATCACCTCTGTTGAGGTGTTCTTCATGGTCTTCTGTGGTGCCATT TTTGGCAGTCTCTTCGACAACTACGGCCCCAAGTATCTTCTCTGGGGCGGCTCGATCGCCTACATCTTTGGTCTCATGATGATTTCTTTGTCAAAAGAATACTATCAGTTCTTCCTCTCACAGTCCATCGTCGCAGCTATTGGATCAAGCGCTGTCTTCAACGCTTGCATGTCCTCACTCGTCACATGGTTCTTCAAGCGCAGAGCTGGCGCTTTCGGTATCATGGTCTCAGGCTCATCTCTCGGAGGCGTTGTTCTTCCAATCATGATGGACAAGATGATTCAGAGTGTCGGTTTCCCCTGGATGATGCGTACCATGGCTTTCATGTTCCTCGTCTTGCTTGTCTTCTCTTGTCTCACTGTCAAGTCGCGTCTACCTCCCCGCCCCAAGCCCTTTGTTGTCAAGGACTACATCAACGGTCTGCACGAACttcccatcctcatcactgTCATcggcttctttctcttcatgtGGGGCATGTTTCTTCCCTTCAACTATGTCCTCCTCCAGGCTCAGGCTGCGGGCATGTCCGAGACTTTGATCCCTTACCTGCTACCTATCCTCAATGCTGTGAG TATCTTTGGTCGTATTATTCCCGGCATTATCGCCGACAAGATTGGTCGATACAAcgtcatgatcatcatcacattCATATCCGCCCTCTTTTGTTTCTGCGTCTGGATTCCTGTCAAAGATACTGCCGGCATTGTCGTATTTGCTGTCATTTTTGGATTCTCATCAGGTGGCTATATCAGCCTCGTCCCAACTCTCATCGCACAGCTTTCCGATATTCGCCAGATTGGCACTCGTGTTGGCGCTGCGTTTGCGGTTCAGTCTTTTGGTGCTCTGACAGGAAGCCCCATCGCCGGAGCCATCGTGTCTGCTCAGAATGGTGACTATCTCGGCCTGCAGTTGTTTTGTGGCTGTTCTATGCTGGCCGGTTGCATGTTTTTCGTCTTCGCACGTTATGTGCAAGTCGGACTGAAGGTTGTAAAGGTCTGA
- a CDS encoding hypothetical protein (EggNog:ENOG41), with translation MEHPSSANWKAHKKADNLFKPYDVLDDTAKAGVIGALSGLFLSSVKNAMAKNNVGILSVFTRGAHIIGIGAAAPAAYVFVSRSSMNLREKDDPFSAALGGFALGSVLGLPTRRMPVVMGLGGGLAVFQGMFHYLGGRYDSFKREDDEFERKEIIRRSTRLPIEQTISEVGEGRGIRPPGYEERRAERLSAKYGVEINPIKATVEGSQ, from the exons ATGGAGCACCCGTCGAGCGCGAATTGGAAGGCTCACAAGAAGGCCGACAACCTTTTCAAGCCTTACGATGTCCTCGATGACACCGCAAAGGCTGGTGTGATCGGTGCTCTCAGtggtctcttcctctcctccgTCAAGAATGCCATGGCCAAGAACAATGTCGGCATCTTGAGCGTCTTCACCCGAGGTGCTCATATCATCGGTATCGGAG CCGCCGCCCCCGCCGCATATGTCTTCGTTTCACGAAGCTCAATGAACCTCCGCGAAAAGGACGACCCCTTCTCTGCTGCTCTCGGTGGCTTCGCCCTGGGTTCAGTTCTCGGCCTTCCCA CAAGACGAATGCCCGTTGTTATGGGACTCGGTGGTGGTCTCGCAGTCTTCCAGGGCATGTTCCACTACCTCGGCGGCCGATACGATAGCTTCAAGAGAGAGGACGATGAGTTCGAGCGCAAGGAGATCATCCGACGAAGCACCCGACTGCCAATTGAGCAGACTATTTCAGAAGTTGGCGAGGGCCGAG GCATCCGACCTCCTGGATATGAGGAGCGAAGGGCAGAGCGACTTAGTGCGAAGTATGGTGTTGAGATCAACCCTATTAAGGCGACTGTCGAGGGTAGCCAATAA
- the TRM10 gene encoding tRNA (guanine(9)-N(1))-methyltransferase (EggNog:ENOG41~BUSCO:EOG09263760) — translation MEPAISEGEKGQPHQETPSLPENSANTGHGEQTVTADSHTKPTVNVPLAEGSTVPQKRPADDEAAEPMSKNALKRLRRQQQWEAGKEERKQKRKDSRVARKVRKREERAALIAQGIDPNANRQQKPPSVNVPVTLIFDCDFEQYMREKELISLGSQITRSYSENKNARYRTHIFVSDWNGKLAERFHQILDDKHKNWKGIDFVDGDFIECAKQARERMRDPSDRVIDQLQRSLDNRIPWVRDEKDPLPLPDPEPEPAPEYQDIVYLSSDSPYTLERLEPNTSYVIGGLVDKNREKGLCYKRARERGIRTARLPIGQYMVMQSRTVLATNHVVEIMLKWLEYENWGDAFMSVIPKRKGGHLRDQRGESGEAEVAEGQGVEEPEEEDQEIKDPDAEETTPQTSTPEVEAPSK, via the coding sequence ATGGAGCCAGCGATAAgtgaaggagagaaaggtCAACCTCATCAGGAGACCCCCTCACTACCAGAAAATTCAGCCAACACTGGACATGGTGAGCAAACAGTCACCGCCGACTCTCACACAAAGCCAACAGTAAATGTGCCTCTTGCAGAGGGCTCAACTGTTCCTCAAAAACGGCCTGCGGATGACGAAGCCGCCGAGCCTATGTCCAAGAACGCTCTCAAGCGTTTGAGAAGACAGCAGCAATGGGAAGCCGGAAAAGAGGAGCGCAAGCAGAAGCGAAAGGATAGTCGAGTCGCACGCAAAGTCCGCAAGCGTGAAGAAAGAGCAGCACTTATCGCTCAGGGCATCGATCCAAATGCCAATAGGCAGCAGAAACCTCCTTCAGTCAATGTGCCTGTCACACTCATCTTCGATTGTGATTTTGAGCAGTACATGCGCGAGAAGGAGCTCATCTCGCTCGGCAGCCAAATTACCAGGTCATACTCGGAGAACAAAAATGCGAGATATCGTACACACATCTTCGTCTCGGACTGGAATGGGAAACTGGCTGAGCGGTTCCACCAGATCCTTGATGACAAACACAAGAATTGGAAGGGTATTGACTTTGTGGACGGAGATTTCATCGAGTGTGCGAAGCAGGCTCGGGAGAGGATGAGGGATCCGAGTGATCGTGTGATCGATCAACTTCAGAGGAGCTTGGACAACAGAATCCCTTGGGTGAGAGACGAAAAAGACCCTCTCCCCTTGCCTGATCCCGAGCCTGAGCCCGCTCCCGAGTACCAGGACATCGTTTACCTGTCATCAGACTCACCGTACACACTCGAACGCCTCGAACCCAACACAAGCTATGTCATCGGCGGCCTCGTCGACAAGAACCGCGAGAAGGGGCTGTGCTACAAACGAGCAAGGGAACGTGGCATCCGAACGGCTCGGCTGCCTATCGGCCAGTACATGGTGATGCAGAGCCGGACGGTTCTAGCAACAAACCACGTCGTCGAGATCATGCTCAAGTGGCTCGAGTATGAGAACTGGGGCGATGCGTTTATGAGTGTCATCCCTAAGCGCAAGGGCGGTCATTTGAGAGACCAGAGGGGTGAATCAGGTGAGGCCGAAGTAGCTGAGGGGCAAGGGGTCGAGGAgcccgaggaggaggatcaagagatcaaggaccctgatgctgaagagaccACCCCTCAAACGAGTACCCCTGAAGTCGAAGCTCCCTCAAAGTAG
- a CDS encoding hypothetical protein (EggNog:ENOG41~BUSCO:EOG09261ZI1) has product MPHSVEEEAMSSPSNVKDEPTEETGISDEAPNATEADVKMNETEDVKKEAKQLEDLFDDVDSDEEFPSSAAVQPSSQVAPLFDAMTLTASDPEVMRSFYQRLFPWRYLFQWLNHSPTPTNDFGNREFAFTLQNDAYLRYQSFPTADMLRKDVLRLMPSRFEIGPVYTTNPRDRKQLRNSSAFKPLAKELCFDIDLTDYDDIRTCCDKANICNKCWQFMTMAIKVVDVALREDFGFKHIMWVYSGRRGAHAWVCDKKVRSMDDQKRRAIAGYLEVVKGGAQSGKKVNVRRPLHPHLARSLEILKTHFQEDVLDVQDPWASAEQSEKLLQLLPNQNLNESLRRKWDAAPGRASASKWADIDAVAKAGASKNLDARQLLEAKQDIVLEYTYPRLDIEVSKKLNHLLKSPFVVHPGTGRVCVPINTKNLEDFDPLSVPTVQELLAEIDSWKGEEEEDGKGTADWEKTSLKPYIEQFRHFVNGLMKDEKDVKVKREREDETMDF; this is encoded by the exons ATGCCCCATtctgtcgaagaagaagccatgtcATCCCCAAGCAACGTTAAGGACGAGCCTACGGAGGAGACAGGAATCTCTGATGAGGCTCCTAATGCGACTGAGGCAGATGTTAAGATGAACGAGACAGAAGACGTCAAAAAGGAAGCCAAGCAACTCGAGGATCTATTCGACGATGTCGACTCGGATGAGGAGTTTCCCAGTTCTGCGGCTGTTCAGCCAAGCTCCCAAGTTGCACCGCTTTT CGATGCTATGACATTGACAGCCTCAGATCCTGAGGTCATGCGAAGCTTCTATCAGCGATTATTCCCATGGCGATACCTATTTCAGTGGCTCAATCACAGTCCAACCCCAACAAACGACTTCGGCAACCGAGAGTTCGCTTTCACTCTCCAGAACGACGCCTACCTCCGATACCAATCCTTCCCTACTGCCGATAT GCTCCGTAAGGACGTTCTCCGATTAATGCCATCTCGTTTCGAAATCGGACCAGTGTACACCACCAATCCCCGTGACCGAAAGCAACTCCGCAACTCATCCGCCTTCAAGCCCCTCGCGAAAGAGCTATGTTTCGATATAGATTTGACAGATTACGATGATATTCGAACATGCTGTGACAAGGCCAACATCTGCAACAAGTGTTGGCAGTTCATGACAATGGCTATTAAAGTGGTAGATGTTGCGCTGAGGGAAGACTTTGGCTTCAAGCACATCATGTGGGTGTACTCGGGACGACGAGGTGCTCACGCCTGGGTTTGCGATAAGAAGGTTCGAAGCATGGACGAtcagaagagaagagcaaTTGCAGGCTATCTTGAGGTGGTCAAGGGAGGTGCACAGAGCGGAAAGAAGGTGAATGTGAGGAGGCCATTACATCCTCATTTGGC ACGAAGTCTGGAAATCCTGAAAACTCATTTCCAAGAAGACGTTCTTGATGTCCAAGACCCATGGGCTTCTGCTGAGCAATCCGAGAAGCTGTTGCAGCTTCTCCCAAACCAGAATCTCAACGAATCACTCAGAAGGAAATGGGATGCCGCTCCAGGACGTGCATCTGCCTCAAAATGGGCAGACATTGATGCTGTGGCAAAGGCAGGCGCCAGCAAAAACCTCGACGCCAGACAGCTCCTTGAAGCCAAGCAAGACATCGTCTTAGAATACACCTACCCCCGACTGGATATTGAAGTCAGCAAGAAACTTAACCATTTGCTGAAGAGTCCTTTTGTCGTGCATCCTGGTACTGGCCGAGTTTGTGTGCCCATTAACACAAAGAATCTTGAGGACTTTGATCCTCTAAGTGTGCCTACAGTGCAGGAACTTCTGGCCGAGATCGACTCCTGgaagggggaggaggaggaggatggcaAAGGCACAGCTGACTGGGAAAAGACAAGCCTGAAGCCATATATCGAGCAGTTCAGACATTTTGTCAATGGATTGATgaaagatgagaaggatgtcaaggtcaagcgGGAGCGGGAGGATGAAACCATGGACTTTTAG